Proteins encoded together in one Otariodibacter oris window:
- a CDS encoding N-acetylmuramoyl-L-alanine amidase: protein MKDKFLACLMISTCLLVSSLSYARTIVAIDAGHGGKDPGAIGRHLQVKEKDITLAIAKELKALLDADPNFKAVMTRSKDNFIQLPQRTEIARKNKANYLVSIHADTSPVSENLKGASVWVLSNRRANDELGKWLEDHEKQSELLGGAGSVLSNANERYLSQTVLDLQFSHSQRSGYELGKTVLDKLSKVTSLAKKQPQHASLSVLRSPDIPSILVETGFLSNPTEEKRLATKAYRRQLARAIYNGLVEYNRKNPIETTPKSTASKSKANNSKSSTTSNASYHIVQQNETLYSISRKYNTTPQKLSDLNNIKDNKILVGQKLKLK from the coding sequence ATGAAAGATAAATTTTTAGCCTGTTTAATGATTTCCACTTGCTTGTTGGTCAGTAGTCTAAGCTATGCGAGAACAATTGTGGCTATTGATGCGGGTCATGGAGGAAAAGATCCTGGAGCTATTGGTAGGCATCTCCAAGTAAAAGAGAAAGATATTACTCTTGCTATAGCTAAAGAACTAAAAGCATTACTTGATGCCGATCCAAACTTTAAAGCTGTAATGACTAGAAGTAAAGATAATTTTATCCAGCTTCCACAACGAACAGAAATTGCCCGAAAAAATAAAGCCAATTATTTGGTTTCCATCCATGCAGATACCTCACCAGTTTCAGAAAATTTAAAAGGTGCTTCTGTTTGGGTATTGTCTAACCGTCGTGCTAATGATGAATTAGGTAAATGGTTGGAAGATCATGAAAAGCAATCAGAATTACTTGGTGGAGCAGGATCCGTTTTATCTAATGCTAATGAACGCTATTTAAGTCAGACTGTATTAGATCTACAGTTTTCCCACTCCCAACGCTCTGGTTATGAGTTAGGTAAAACAGTATTAGATAAATTAAGTAAAGTAACCAGTTTAGCTAAAAAACAACCACAACATGCAAGTTTAAGTGTATTACGTTCGCCTGACATTCCTTCTATTTTAGTGGAAACTGGATTTTTATCTAATCCAACGGAAGAAAAAAGACTTGCAACCAAAGCCTATCGTCGCCAATTAGCTCGAGCAATTTACAATGGATTAGTCGAATATAATCGCAAGAATCCAATAGAAACAACGCCAAAATCTACAGCATCAAAATCAAAAGCGAATAATTCAAAATCATCAACAACATCTAATGCAAGTTATCATATTGTTCAACAAAATGAGACGCTTTACTCAATTTCGAGAAAATACAATACAACACCTCAAAAATTGAGTGATTTGAATAATATCAAAGATAATAAAATTCTTGTTGGTCAGAAATTGAAATTAAAATAA
- a CDS encoding amino acid ABC transporter ATP-binding protein, translated as MLEIKNIHKRFKDNEVLKGIDLTIEKGEVIAILGPSGSGKTTFLRCLNLLETPDQGTLHFTDGKLDIDFAKKVHKADVMALRLRSSMVFQQYNLFPHRTALENVMEGPVVVQKKSKEEAKAQALSLLEKVGLADKAELYPSQLSGGQQQRVGIARALAVKPDLILLDEPTSALDPELVGEVLQVLRVLANEGWTMIIVTHEMAFARDVADRVIFMDKGYIVEQNTAHEFFNHPQEERTKQFLLQGKMSDGIEDYSI; from the coding sequence ATGTTAGAAATTAAAAATATTCATAAACGTTTTAAAGATAACGAAGTTCTCAAAGGGATTGATCTAACAATTGAGAAAGGGGAAGTGATTGCGATTTTGGGGCCATCAGGTTCAGGCAAAACGACGTTTTTGCGTTGCTTAAATTTGCTTGAAACACCCGATCAAGGCACGTTGCATTTTACTGATGGTAAATTGGATATCGACTTTGCAAAGAAAGTACATAAAGCAGATGTGATGGCACTTCGCCTTCGTTCTTCAATGGTATTTCAACAGTATAATTTATTTCCTCACCGTACAGCGCTAGAAAACGTAATGGAAGGTCCTGTTGTTGTACAGAAGAAGTCAAAGGAAGAGGCTAAAGCACAGGCATTGAGCTTATTAGAAAAAGTGGGATTGGCGGATAAAGCCGAATTATATCCTTCGCAACTTTCTGGTGGACAACAGCAACGTGTGGGTATTGCTCGAGCATTGGCGGTAAAACCCGATTTAATTTTACTTGATGAGCCAACGTCAGCATTAGATCCAGAACTTGTAGGGGAAGTATTGCAAGTTTTGCGAGTCCTAGCGAATGAAGGTTGGACAATGATTATTGTGACTCACGAAATGGCGTTTGCACGCGATGTTGCTGATCGTGTGATCTTTATGGATAAAGGCTATATTGTTGAGCAGAATACTGCCCATGAGTTTTTTAATCATCCACAAGAAGAACGGACTAAGCAATTCCTATTACAAGGTAAAATGAGTGATGGGATTGAAGATTATTCAATTTAA